In the Primulina eburnea isolate SZY01 chromosome 15, ASM2296580v1, whole genome shotgun sequence genome, CTGGACGATATTAATAActcggcaaaaacttgtgtgagacggtctcatggttGTATTTTGTACGAcggattttttatttgggttatccatgaaaaagtattactttttatgctaaaattattactttttattgtgaatatcggtagggtagacccgtctcacagataaaaatttgtgagacattctcacaagagacctacttaaTAActcggcaaaaacttgtgtgagacggtctcacggtcgtattttgtgagacgtatcttttatttgggttatccatttgggttatccatgaaaaagtattactttttttgttaaaattatTATCAAAATGTTTGATTGTAGTTTTGTGTATTAATTATTACTCTTACGTCAgtaaaaatcattaaatttaaattacaatactttattttgtattttttatattaGTTAATAGTTTTAAAAAGAGAAAATTGTAATTTACTATCTAATATCTAAtttaatccattaaaccaattaaaataattaaagaaatatataaaaaaaaatctattttcaatttttttatataataagtGGTGTCTGAAATCCAGTAATTAGCTTTATGCAtcaaattacattttttttgtAAACGACTCTTCGAAAAGTATTGAtttgtatttgaaaatattttcaattcTTGTTTTCGAGCAATAGTTCGAGAAAAAACAAACATATTAGTGTTGATCAGCTTGGAATGATACGAAAAGTTGGTTCTTTCGGGGTAGATGTTAGCTTAGAAGGCAGTATCCACACTCGACAAAAGTATATTCTTTCAGGGGTTCGTTTGATGAGAAATAAAAAGGAATATCGAAAATTCGAGTGGCTGAAGTCCatccttctctttccttttTCCTCCCCCATGCGAAATGCGGcaaaagaaaaggaaagaaaatccaTGGACCGATCCCATCATCACCACCCCGTAGGAACTACGAGAACTGCCGGCAAGTTGATCATCCTGGAATGATAAGAAAAGTCGGTAGCATTCTGGGTGAGGAGAATGTGAATGTAAGCTTTATTAGTGTTGGAAGATAGCTCCGAGGAAGCAAGCAATAATGGCTATTGGAATCGATGAGAACTGAGCAGACAGTCATTGAGAAGGATTGGTGAAATCTCAGCTGTCGAGGAATTTGTTTGCCTTAAGTTGTAGAGCTTCATTCATTATTCCTTTGTTGTACAGCACCCCATTTTGTGAAATATAGCACAAGGAAAAAATCAACTTCCAATCCAGTATATTAACAAATTTTGTAAGTATTCCTTGTATCCTTTTTTCTGCTTTCAAATTTAATATTTCTGCCAAAAAAGAAACCGCCCTTTCAGTAGTTCGAACTTTTCCTATCTCATTATAGTTTAGAACATGAAATGCTGCTTAACAAAAGTTATGACAACTAAATTGTTTGAAACTATACAACAGCTCAGACACCATGTTTTGATTCATACATAGCAGTTGACAGCCATTAACTTCGTTATTTCATATTTCACTACTAAGAAAAAATGCACTCTCTTTTGCAActttctgatcacaaaagcatTATTAAGATTACGATACAGTGGCAAAATGCTACCAAGAAGCCAACAACAAACAATAGTTCCCACCTACGAACCAGAGAGGAATGGGACATGAGCAAGAGTAGTCGGAAAGGATACGGGGAGATGATGAGCAGTCAAATATGCAGCAATACCAGCCACATAACCAGCAAAAGCAAAGCCACTTAcctgagaaaaaaaaaacagagtGGCTTAGTTTAAGGTAGTGATAATTCATTTAGTCTAGTAGGTAATACTCGTCTTGTAGAATATACCTTCCGCAGGTACCAAAAGAAATCAACCTTCTCCATCCCCATAAATGCAACACCAGCAGCAGATCCAATGACTAACATGGATCCACCTGTACCAGCACAATATGCTACGAGCTGCCAGAATTCAGAATCTTGAGGGAAAGAAGATAAATCATACATGCCCATTGCCGCAGCAACCAATGGTACGTTGTCGATAATTGCTGATACAAATCCTATTGAACTAGCAATCAGCTCGACACTTGGAATATTAGCGTCAAGGTAATTTGCTAATTCCCGCAGAATGCCTGCCGCCTCCAAGCTATGAAGTAGAGCAcgtatttttaaaacaaaacaagaatgaTTACATTTTAGAGGTGTGTCATCATTCGAGGTTAATGAAATAAATGAATTGAGGCGTGGCTATTCTTGGGAaggaacataaatcataaactatAGATCATCGGTCACAAGCATAATCAATGCTAATATTCCTTGTGGCTGAAACACATGTAAGCTTTTGCTGAGAATCCTATAATCAAGTATTCGAATAGTGTTTGGAGCAACAATTATCTCTGCTGCACAGCAGCCTATGTGACATATTGATCATAATGTGGAACTTAGCTCGATGTACAATTGAAAAAAATTGACTTGTACCTCGACCGCCAGCTTAAAGTTTTGTATAGTTACAAATGCTCTGTCCACAGATAATTATTAAAGCAAATGGACCTATTAGTTTCCATGATTCAACTTGGCAACCTTAGCTTCAACATTTAGAGTCGACATATAAGATACACATATAGAATTGTATTTGACTTATAACCCAAATAGTACATGATAGCCATCAAAGTATTTATGCGCACCTGCTGACAGATAGAAGGATACCGAGGAAAAAAAGGGCTCCTTGAGTGTCGATACGCGATAAAGCTTGAGGTACTTTCAGTCGCTGCCTCTCAGATTCACCATAGTGAATGGCATCCGTGAGAATCCAAAGAACTCCGAGTCCAAGAAGTATGCCCATGTAAGGGGGCAAGCCAGTCAAAGCCTTGAAAACTGGGACAAATATTAGAGCGCCAAGGCCCACAAACAAAACCAGCTTGCCACGTGGAGCCATCTTTTCAGATGCCAAAACATCTTCAGCACTCTGTCCTTTCCCATTCACCTCACTAAAGAGAGAGTTTTGATACTTGTTACGCTTTTTAACATTTTCAGAACTAAATATGCTTAAAACGTGCTTTCAGCAAGTAAAAATTACCTAGTGAGCGACATGAGAGCCAGAGGTACAGCCAGAGAAACGACTGATGGTAATGCCAAGTCCTGTTCCACGATAAAACAAATATAAATACTGCTGCTGAATCGACCAAACCAGACGTAAAATTGCTACTGGGAACCAAGTGAGAGCCATAaagaaaaaacataaaaatggtGGTAGTTGAATTGATCATTTCAACAGTATACAAGGCACATATAGGACCCTCTTACATATTGTTGCAAATGTAAAAAAAAGTGATTATGAAATTTTTCTTTACAAATTTCCAAAACTTTATAAAGGAGAAGTTCATTATCACTTTTTTTAAGTATTTGCAAACATTACCTTAGGTATATGAAACAAGAAGTTGAAAAAATTCTCGATATACTTTATTTACACTGAATTTCTCGTCTTCAAACACTTTATAAAAAGAGTTGCCCTTACCCGGCAAGCGAGAATATTCCCGAGCAAAAATTAAGCTTCAATTCGTATTTTTACCATTACAATATATGTATACGGACACCCCCGAAGTTCAAGAAATGTAAAGTGAAGTTTTTTCATCAACAACTTAATGCAGTCAAGAAGCGCTATgatgaatttttattatttttttgaaagtCACTGTGatgaattttattatttcataaaAACCAAACTCAAATTGTTACTTAATTGCCAATTAGATTCTTCTGAAATGCTATTGTGCATGTCATAcctttcatttaaaaaaatcagcCTCTTTTCGTTATTtcgttattttaaaaattgatgCAGCAGCGATGATTGCTCTAATCAAATTGAATACTTGCGAATAATCCACCACGATAGGACAACTGAATCAGAAAGTCAGAAAGACATTAGAGTAGCACAACCTTCATGGTGGGCAATGTCGATATTTGACCATGGATCCACAGCATAGTAGTAGTAACATCACCAATGGGAGTCCATGCTCCCCCTGCATTTGCCGCTATTACAACAACAGCACCCAGAAGCCTGCGAAGACAATTCTTTATAGTCACATTCTTGAGATCTATATGGCTACATGCAATGTAAAATTCAACAGATATTTGCTCAACCAGGCTGCTATCACTTTCTAATTGATGTTTTTTAATCTCCAATCCATGTCCCAGTAGATTAAACTTTAACTATTAAAATCTTTAGACATACTCAGTAGAAAAAATCGTGTGTCATGTTGATATAGAGTGTTTAGTGTTTACAACTACATTTTGCTAATACAGACTTTTGAAAAGCTTCTTATTGAACTTGCAAAAAAGAGCACAATATCAATCACAGAGAAATTTAGTTATACATTGATTCAATATGAGGAGATGAAGGTATATGATCAGATCTTTCGGCCTCAACTAATATTTATGTGAGTATAGGAAGAATGAATTATCAAATTGTAAACTTTAAATGCTACAAGTTGTTCTTTCAAGAAGCTTTTCAACATTTTTCCATCATGGAATGATCTGCTGGTAAATAATTATATTCACTCCATGCTTTTAAATCATCAAAAGAGCTATAATGTAACATGGTCAGAGTAACTGAATACTTCAACAATTAGTTATTATAATtacctcacacacacacacaaaaaaaaagttaaaactTACTTCCGATATTCAGAAGGAGGTACCAATTTTCTCAACAATGACACCATTACAATGGTAGAGGTCAGGTTGTCAAGGATTGAGCTGAGGAAAAATGTTGCAAAACCTACCTGGTATTATTAGGATAAATAAGTCAGACACTACGTGATCAATCCTGAACTAACATAAAAAGTTGGTGTGAAACATAGATATCATAGAACCTCATCTCAGGAAGAATAGACACTCTCCACGAAACACGTTTAATTTGAACTAAACTTCGCCAAGAGTCTATGCcaaaatttaaaatgaaaataaaggTGAGCTTGCAAAAGCAATTGAAAATCACACCGAGTATTTGTAGTTTTCTGTCATCTTGGACTCCGGGAGTCTGATGACAGCTTTTAATTGCATACAGATTGAACAATGAAATACAATGAAGGTAAAATAAAATGAGCTCGGTGACACAATTAGACATTCATTAGTATAAACAATTAAACAAAGTCACAATAATACACGCTATTTAATATAGTATGGTGTTTCAAAACATTTACCACCCAAAGCAGAGTTCTTGGTTTACGAGTGGTAATATTGTCAGTGACCAGCTTGAATCCTTGATGAGCATCGACTATCTCAACAATGGTCATTGCACCAAGCAAGAAAAATACTATTTCACTGACTTCAGCAGATGCATGAGACAACTCTGCAACAGCTACCTCGGTAGAAGGGGCCTGCCCAATGACATTGGATGGCCTAGATTCATTATGTTTGATTGAATGAGAAACGGCGACCGATAATTTGCCAATGTTTACTTGTAACGTACATAATATATAACAGAAAACAATTAGGCAGAAGATAATATTTCCCAACTAGTCAAAGATATCATTTTTATGGATTACATGATTGAAAGATACCCTTGGATACTGACATCCCAAACCAATGGATACTACAGTTTTTATGGATTGAGAAATCTAGAATAAAAAGTAACCTCACGCCGTAGAGAACTAAGAAATGATAGACTGAGGCTAAGATATGGTATATATTCATGATCCAAGTGGCTAATATCTTACCCCAATGCTCCGTACCACCCACAAACTGACAGCCATTAGAAGTCCTACTCCGCTTTTATTGAATGCCAGAGATTCTTCAAATATTATTCCAGCATAGCCAATACCAAAAAGCAATTCCATTGCAAAATTCTGAAGCACATATTAGACCGGTCCAACCACCAATTTTCATTAAACTTTAATTCATTCAATGGCCAACTTGAATGATGAAAAATTTCAGAATGCCAAAGATTAACCTGGTTTTCTGCCACCCACGAATGATTTATTGCCAATGCTCCGGTTCCCGCAACTGCAAGAATTGCAACGGCTTTCAGAATATCTGTCTTCGGTTGATAATTGGCTGCATAATCTTTAGAGCTTGTTTCATCAAGGGAACATAAAGGATCACATGTTCCAGATTGATTCAAGTCCTAGCATAATGATAAATATGTCCAAACATTGCACCAATCAACTTCGAATTAAAAGAGGGTAAAAACAGGACATGGCAAGTAGTTTAGCTAAATTCGTGACCCAGAAGCTTAACAAAAATAGTTAGTGACACCTGTGAAATGCTTTTGGAAAACATAACTAGGAAACCTTGACGACCAGCGAGTCTCATAAGCCACAGACAGAACTATTCCTATTTGCAGTATTTAATGACAGAGAACCCAGCCTGTGATAGTATCCTAAAAAactttagacatttaaaaatttcTTGCTTGAGCCTCCCAATTTGATCTCCCGCTTCTCTAAATATTAAATTACCAAGAAAGACTAATTAGCTGGtgctttatgatttatgaagcaggactttttgtttttttattcaaaaaaaaaaacgttcCAGAAGAATCGCTTTCATGACCGAACTCCCTTATCATTTCAACGAAATCTCTTTTTTTAAGCTTCGTTATATAACTACTTCAACTGAACACAATCAAGACACATAACTACATAAATTCAAATGCAAACTAGGACTAACAGATTGTAAACTTCCAAGAACAGATATTCAATAACGACAAAACACgacaaaaaaaatcaagttttaGGAGAACCTGAAGCGGGTTGTCTGAATTGGATTGAAACTGGTTTTGCTGCTGACCCGAAGAAGCAGAAAAACTATCTCTCGCCTTATCTTCAGCCCGTGCAAGAAGCAGCCCATTTCTGTGCAATACAAATCTTGTGCAATCTCTTTGTCTCAACCAAGATACAGTAGCAGATAAAGTCCTTTCATTTTTCTTGAAATTGTCAAACGACGGATTACAAAAGTTAGTTTTAATTGGATGTGGGAGTACTGCAGCAGACATTACTGTAAACATAAATCTAAAGATAGGAACTTGAAAGGTGACAGTGAATGGAGTGGAAGGGATTATGGAAAGGGCTTCATATGCCTCAGGTGGAAAGTGGAGATTCTCGACTCAGCACTTTTCCGGTCAAATTAAATAAGCCGTGGATGAAACCCGCTTTTAAAAAACGCGCGTTTATATGTTCTCGTGAATTATACCAACCAAAAATTGTCTAAatctttaaaaaattaaataaaaatgtatatgtGTAACTGagagtatttaaaattttattaacgcGATATTTAAAttgcgatatttaaatttagAGACGATAAATTAGTAACTTCCCTATATAAAATGTAATTTAATATTATCTCTTTTGTCGTGTAATAAATATAAGTGTCAAATACAATAAATATATGAGTAGGTGTCCTGTAAACCGATCTCAAAAACATTTATATATGAGACatgtcaactctatcgatattcacgataaaaaataatactcttatcttaaaaaataataatattcatgaattatccaaataagatatttgtctcacaaaatacgatccgtgagaccgtctcacacaagtttttatctaaATACATTATATGTGAATGCAAAACattaatttaaaatcaattattttaagCAATTTAGATGCGAGTAGATCGTGACATATACGACGGATGTGGTTATTAAAAATAGAGAAGGAAGTtttgtttattattttaaaatgaaaattatCAATTATTGAAATAATAGTATAAGAGAAAATAACATGAATTATAAAATAAGAAATCGAgcgataaataaataatttgataTTATAAAAAAGTTTCATGAGCATATAAAaaattgacaaaaatttgtgtgaaacggtctcacgggtcgtattttataagacagatctcttatttgagtcatccatgaaataatattactttttatactaagaatattactttttattgtgaatatcgatagggttgacccgcaTCAGAGATAAATaatcgtgataccgtctcacaagaaacataCTCTTGatagcaaaaacttatgtgaaacggtctcacgggtcatatattatgagacggatctcttatttaggttatccatgaaagaatattactttttatgctaaaaatattattttttatcataaatatcGATAAAATtgatcaatctcatcaataaaaattaatgaaactgTTTTTCAAAAAACTTTATCATATTTGATATTAATCGATCAAGGCAAACTTACCTCATTTGCATGAGTGAGTTGAAGCTGCCTCAAAAAGACTTATCGTAGATTTAAATTCAATGATCGATATTTTGCCACATCAACGATAGAATTTGGATATGACACGTGTCGAAATTTCTGCTCCCGAAAAAATCACAATGGTTTCTACAAATAACCTGAGTTAAAATCCGAAATCCTGATAGCAATTGGAAGGCTATGGCGGCCGCGACGCAGATTTCTTCTCCTCTCCGCTGCTACGTTCGCGGTAGATTTCGTCGCCCCTTTGCTACTGTACACTTTTCAAAGCTCCTTGTTCTAACTACCATTCTTGCTGCTCCGAATTTCTCCCATTTTGCAGATGTTGGCGTGATGATTCGAGCAGACACTGTTGCCTTTACCCGTGTCCCGCGCAAATTCGGAACCGTATTTGCCACCGGCTCTCCTCTCTGTATGATATATTTGCTTGTTTTTTGTGGTCCCCGATAAGTTTTGATTGTAATGTATGCTTGCTGTAACTTCCACAATACGCGATTGTTGAGGAGAAACGGAAATGATTCTGCTTATCTTTCTCTCGCTTCTCGATTCAGTTGATTGTTTTGGTACCTTTTTTTTGGTTATTTCAACTGCCAATTTTAAAATGGAGCGGAACTGAATTTTTTAATAGTACCGATTGATGTATGCTGTGGCTGTTTAgttttatttatgtattttgTGGCGTGTGGAGAGAAGCTAATTGTTTTCGAAAAAATTCCATTTGAGGTTAATCGTGAACTTGTAAATAGAACAGTTGGTCGTGGGGCTAGACTTCGCAGCGAGCGATAAAGAACTCGAAAAAATTCTCTGCTATAGGGTGGATGGTTTTGTTTCTTCGCTGATTAAATCAATAGCTACAGTCTCGTGGGTTTGTTTGTGGTCATGTTCTCGATTTCAAGTATTATCACCGGTAACAGTagaagttttttaaaaaaaaattagacataaattttaaaatttttttctggTCTGGGGTTCTCTCATGAACGCATGGCTCAGTTATTTACTTATTGGGGTCTATTGTCATGTGCTTCAGTTCAAGTGTTATCATAAGAGATTGTGATAATTTAGAACACACTTCTGCCTAGGCCCTGGTGACTTGGTTCAAGGAATTTGATAGTAATCTCGCTAATGTTTTATTTTCTTTCCAGTGATTCAGAAACCATTTTACCAGAGATTTACAgctcaaaattcaaaatatgtTTCCATAAGATGTGAGCAGAGCACCAAGGAGGGGAATGGATTAGATATATGGATTGGGAGATTGGCCATGGTAGGCTTTACTGTGGCTATTAGCATTGAAGTCGCGACGGGCAAAGGACTTCTAGAGGTATTTCATTTGTACAAATGCTTTTGTTGACATTTTGAATCTTCTATGGACAATTGCTTGAGTTTGAATTTTCTAATTCTTCTTAGTTATTCTGGGGCAGAGCAGGCAGCAGGGCTATGGACACACATTGGACCCTCTTAaacgaaaaaaaattaaattttatatgtGATATTTTCggaaaaaaattcatattccGCCCCCTCTTCCAAATCTATTGAATTGCTCTCTCTTATTCGGCCTTACCCCTTCATCCCCAAATCTTGGGTCTGCCCTGGTTATGTGCTTTGTAATTTTGGTCCGAGTAACATCGTATATACTCAAAGTAAGGCATTTCTTATGATATACTTAGTTGGAAAGGAGGAtgcacatgattatatatgatctTTTAAGTTCATTGTATGTTAATCTCTTCTGATTATGTTCTAAGTGactttaattttttctttatcCTAAAAGAAGGGAGATACTAGATAATACCATTTGGCTTTAATCATTAGTATAGCATAGAGTAAAAATGAAACCATAGCTGTGGAGGGTATTTGAAAagaccaaaagaaaagaaagagttgGCATTTTATCCTGGTGTTTACACACCACGGCAAGCTTTTTGTTCAGGCACAGGCGATGCATGATTCAGCACCGCACCCTCAATGTCTCAATATCCTCCCCCATCTTAGAAATCCTAAATCTGTGAGGCTTTTGCGGAGATTCGAAACTGTTGCTTGTATTATATATCACAATCTAAGTCACACGGACACGAGCAACAAGACTTTAAATAATGGACTCTGCTAGAAACTACTTGTTGTCCTTGTTCATTTCGCAAATAATAATTGGTGGAAGAGTCCATTGTATAGTTGTATAAAACCATGTCCACCTCTTCTGTAACCCAAGAAAGGGCGGGAAAGCTTTTTGCTCCGAAAAGTGACGAATTATAGTGAAATATTGACTCTTCCTATTTTCAGAATGTTGGACTGATAACACCATTGCCCATAGCAGCATTGGCAGTTACATCACTGGTGGGAGCTCTACTTGCAGTCTTCATCTTCCAATCTGCATCCAACAATTGATCAGCTACATTTCTTTCTCCTCTCATTTCGATTTTCAAATCTTCTTCTGTTGAGTTACTTTTTTTTGTCCATGTATAATcactatatatacatatactggCCActtaatatatcatatttgtttCTCACATTGTTGTGATATTTGTGTGCATGCTCGGGCAGATTATATATTTCAAAGTGagacttgatttttttttaaaataactacATTTAAAATCTGCAATAGTCGATTTGTTAAGATTAAATTGGTGATAAAACCTACTAACTCACGTTGGGTGTTCATCAAAGTTTTAATTTACCCTCAAATTGAGTCAATGACAAATTTCATTTGAATAGGAAAATGCATGGACTTTTTGAGATTTCACATAGTTGTAGTAATATTtgtatcataatataaatctatttctaggaAAAATTTATACAATGTTTACACAAATGTTGAAAAttgtttaattttgtttttatttataaattaagtaGATGCAAAATCTAAAAAGTCATAATTTTTAGCttctaaaatatcatttttttaaaagagaTTTTGTGACCAAATAAgacacttttttttaaaaaaaaaataccttTAGTCCGTCGTTTCTCCAACCAAACCGTTTCAAGAAAAAAAGTCACAAGTTAAAATTGCATCTAATGCAAACATCGATACGTATTTcttgaaattaatattttgtcCTTATTTATCAATCTTTTTCACATAGCATCTAATTAATTTGAA is a window encoding:
- the LOC140813532 gene encoding sodium/proton antiporter 1; translation: MFTVMSAAVLPHPIKTNFCNPSFDNFKKNERTLSATVSWLRQRDCTRFVLHRNGLLLARAEDKARDSFSASSGQQQNQFQSNSDNPLQDLNQSGTCDPLCSLDETSSKDYAANYQPKTDILKAVAILAVAGTGALAINHSWVAENQNFAMELLFGIGYAGIIFEESLAFNKSGVGLLMAVSLWVVRSIGAPSTEVAVAELSHASAEVSEIVFFLLGAMTIVEIVDAHQGFKLVTDNITTRKPRTLLWVVGFATFFLSSILDNLTSTIVMVSLLRKLVPPSEYRKLLGAVVVIAANAGGAWTPIGDVTTTMLWIHGQISTLPTMKDLALPSVVSLAVPLALMSLTSEVNGKGQSAEDVLASEKMAPRGKLVLFVGLGALIFVPVFKALTGLPPYMGILLGLGVLWILTDAIHYGESERQRLKVPQALSRIDTQGALFFLGILLSVSSLEAAGILRELANYLDANIPSVELIASSIGFVSAIIDNVPLVAAAMGMYDLSSFPQDSEFWQLVAYCAGTGGSMLVIGSAAGVAFMGMEKVDFFWYLRKVSGFAFAGYVAGIAAYLTAHHLPVSFPTTLAHVPFLSGS
- the LOC140813536 gene encoding stress enhanced protein 1, chloroplastic-like, yielding MAAATQISSPLRCYVRDVGVMIRADTVAFTRVPRKFGTVFATGSPLLIQKPFYQRFTAQNSKYVSIRCEQSTKEGNGLDIWIGRLAMVGFTVAISIEVATGKGLLENVGLITPLPIAALAVTSLVGALLAVFIFQSASNN